CACCTACTTAGCTGCCACCTGCTCGGCAACGGCCGTGGTCTATGTAGCCGCCCTGGTTCCGCTGACCCTGTGGGCACAGAGCTGGCCCAGCCAAGCCTGGCGCATCGTTATGCTCTGGTGCGCCATCAACTTCCTCTATATCGGCATACGGGCCATCTTTAACGGCCTACGCGCCCGCGGGGACGCATGGATGAACCGGGCCCTGTCCGCCGCCTGAGCCGCCAGCAGGGGCGGGGGAAGCCACGACACAGGCACCAGGAATCCGATAATAAATAAAGAGAACACCAAGGGCGGCAGACCAGGATACCCAGTCTGCCGCCCTTACTCCCGCCAGCAGGAAACAGCACGCCAGCAGCAACCCTCACTCGAACTTGTTCGTCAGCTGATAAGCCCGCTCGCCCTGGGAGGCAATATCCGCGCCCGCCTCCTCCTGAGCCTCGGAGAGCCGCCAGCCCAGCGTCTTCTCTAGGGCAAAGGCAATGACGCCCGTCACCACAGCCGAGTAGACAATAACGATCAAGCAGACCACAAACTGCACCAGGAGCTGACGGAAGCCGCCGCCCGAGAACAGCCCGGTGCCGGCAGCAAACAAGCCGAGCAGGAGCATACCCAGCAACCCTGCCACGCCGTTAATGCCCACCACGTTGAGCGAATCGTCGTACTTGAGGCTGTATTTGAGGGAGACCGTGAAGCAGCAGGCCACACCCGCAGCCAGGCCCATCACAATGGCCCACAGGGGTGCCACCGAGGCGGCAGCCGGGGAGATGACCGCCAGACCAGCCATAATGCCGTAAGCCGCGCCGCGAGCCGTGTAGTGCCCAGAACGAATCTTCTGTGTCACCATCCAGCCCAGGGCCGAGGAGCACACGGCGAGCGCCGTAGAAACCCACGCGTAACCGGCAGTACCCGTGGCACTGAAGGCCGAACCCGCGTTGAGCCCCAGCCAGCCGAAGCAGAGCAAGCCCACTCCCGAGAGCGTCATCGGCAGGTTGTGCGGCCCCACCAGGCGCTCGCCAAAGCCCTTACGGCCGCCAATAATAATCACTATCACCAGGGCAGCGATAGCCGCGTTGAGCTGAACCACGGAGCCGCCAGCAAAGTCGCGCAAGGGAGCTCCCAGAGCGTTGGAAATAGGGCCGTCCGCCGCCAAAAGCCCGTGGTTCCACACCATGTGCGCTAGGGGCGCGTAGTCAAAGGAGACCCACAGAGCCACGAATACAATCCAGGTTGAGAATTTCACGCGCTCAGCCAGAGCACCAGAAATCAGGGCCACTGCGAACATGGCGAGCGCCCCCTGGAAGCCCACATCAATGATGTGCGGGTAGAGCGCGTCCTTGGGGTCCACCGACGTAAACATGCCGTTCTTCGCCACAACCGTATCCCGCAGGAGGAAGCCGGTGCCCGGATCACCAAAAATGCCGCCAATATCCTTGCCCGCAAAGGCCAACGACCAGCCCCAAACCCCCCAGACGAGCGTGGTAACGATGCCGGCGCCCAGGGAGAGCATGAGCATGTTGAGCACGCTCTTAGCCCGCACCATGCCTCCGTAGAAGAGGGCGAGCGCGGGGGTCATGAGGAAGACCAAGCCCGCTGCCATCAGCATCCAAGCTGTAGAACCAGAATCCATTGCTTTCACCTCTGCTTTGCTGGCGGCCTTTACGTACCTGCCGCCGCTGTCCATCGCCGTGAGCTCGCTCGCCCACCTACCGTTTCATCCGCCCGACTACGCTGCCTTACTGCCATAGAGTACTCGCAAGCACTCGCACAGCCCTCAGCAAGACCAGCTGCTGGCTACCTTCCCGCCGGGCCAAACCACCCGTCATCTGGACAGGCAGCCGAAGTTCCCATACTTTACTCCTGGCCTAGGATGCCGTCCACAAACGAACCGGGGTTGAAAGGTGCCAGGTCGTCCGGCCCCTCGCCGAGCCCCACGAGTTTGACGGGCACACCCAGCTCACGCTGCACCGAGACCACAATACCGCCCTTAGCTGAGCCGTCCAGCTTCGTAAGCACAATACCAGTAATGCCGATTGCTTCGGCGAACACTTTCGCCTGAATCATGCCATTTTGCCCGGTGGTCGCGTCCAGGACCAGCAGCACCTCGTCCACCGGCAAGTTCTTCTCCACCACCCGGCGAATCTTGCCCAGCTCGTCCATCAGGTTAGCCTTATTTTGCAAGCGTCCAGCCGTATCCACAATGAGCAAATCCGCGTCCGTGTCTTTCGCCTGCTGCGAGGCTTCAAAGGCTACCGAAGCGGGGTCGGCACCCTCCCGCTCCGAGCGCACAACTGGCACGCCCACCTTCGAGCCCCAGGTCTCCAACTGGTCAGCAGCCGCCGCACGGAAGGTATCAGCCGCCCCCATCACCACCGACTTGCCGTCTGCCACAAAGAGCCGGGCCAGCTTGCCAGCCGTCGTGGTCTTGCCAGTGCCATTGACCCCCACCATGATGACCACCGAAGGCTTAGCTGCCCCGGGCCGAGTGGCCACGAGCGAGCGGTCCTGGCCGGTATCCACCAGGTCCAGAAGCTTCTCCCGGAGCATGGCGTGCACGGCCTGCGGGTCTTTCTCGCCCTTCACGCGTGCATCGGAGCGCAGCTGGTCCACGAGTTGCTCGCTGGCCTCGGCCCCCACATCGGCCTTGAGCAGGGTGTCTTCCACATCCTCCCAGTCAGCTTCGCTCAGGTGGTCCTTGGTCAAAATGGCAAACAGGGCCTTGCCAAAGGGGTTCGGGCTTTTAGCCAGCTTGGCCTTGAGCCGGGTCATGCGCGAGGCGGAGGATTCAGGGGCTTCTACACCCTGAACTCTGGACTGCGCAGCTTCTTGCCCGGTCTGCTCTGTCTGCCCAGATGCTGGGCCACTCCCGCCAGCGGCCTGACCACCGGAGCCTCGGCCAGCTTCTCCAGCCTGGGATTGCGGCGACTGATCCGACCCGGTTGGGCCAGCCGAGGTAGCCGATCCAGCGCCCTGCCCGCGCGCCTCCTGCGACCGCTGAGCAGCCTGGGACTGCTGGTCCTGATTCTTGCGCCGACGCGCAAATGCCCACCAGACGCCCGCCACAATCAGTAGCAGGACAAGCACTCCAACCAGGGCAATAATGCTGTTAGTATTCATACCTTCAAGAGTAAAGTTGCGAACGGACACACACCAATCTGCGGGTGGAGAACGGTACGGCTTGCAGATTATTCCCTCAAGCTGCCCTGAGCAGCCTGCTCTTCGCTATGTTCCTGATCCGACACCTGGGCCGCTTCTTGAGTTGGCTCCGCGCTTTCGCCAGGGTATGTTCCCAAGGCCCGCACTTCCACCACCGAGGATTCGTTGATGTACACCGGATTCTCCATGGTATCTTCCGGATCCCGGTATGGATGCGCCCGGCGCAAGGGCAGATTGTGGCCCTGAGGAGTAAAGGCAGGCGCAGTCCCAGCAACTCTCGGCTGTCGCTGCTGCTCGCTTTCGTCTGGTTCGCGCTCGCGCTCGCTCTTACGCTCCTTGCGGCGGCTGCGCTCATCCATCGCCTGAGTGAAGCTCTGATGGTGCGACTCGCCTTTGGCTAGGCGCAGCACAAAGACCACCAGCGCTGCCACCAGCACCACCCAAGCGAGAATAATAAGCCAGACCATACTTGACATTCTCTCAGGCGTCCCACCACAACGCGCCGACACCACCAAACATGCCAAGCTCATTCACAAGCGCGTATATGAACTGTATCTGTCGAGTCGCCCGCGCGAAACTCCCCCAGCCTAAAAACCGTCACTTTGCCGCATGAAATCAAAAAGGTCAACGCACTGTAGCCCAAAAGAACCTGCCACTGTGGGAATTTTGGGGTGCTTCCACGGCTGGTCCGCCTCTACTTGCGCATTTTCAAAGGTGACGATCGGGCAGGAAAACTCCACAGCCGCTCCTATGAGCCATGGATCCGCGACCTTGTCCTGTGCCCAATCCCGTATGGCAGTAGATTGGTAGCCCGACTCCTCACTCGCCACGAACTGGAGCACCTGCTGGTAGGCAAGCACGATCTCCTGAGAACGCTCACACTCAATTTCCAAGGAGCGCACGTCATCCAACCACTGGTCGAGCTGGTCGCTCTGGTGCCCGTAGACTTCCTCGCGCACCTTGCTTACAAGCCCAACTTGCCCCTCTTGAACCAGACTTTTGAGCTTATCCCAAAAGACGCGCGAAAGACGAAAGTCAGGGCTGTAATACCGGTTGTAGGGGTCGACCAGGCAGTTAGAGTCTATGAGATAGTCCGGCCGTATCAGCATATCTTGCAGAGAAGTTGACGCGGTCATCATAGGCCTGACCTTCTGAGCAGCTCAGGAAACGTATCCCTGCGAGTGCCTGTCATGCGGTAGGCCTCCACATACGTGGTTCTCCCCGCTGAAATAGAGTCCACCAGCCGCGCGAGCAAGCGGGAATCGAATCTGCTGCGCTGAGTATTGTAGTAATCACCGCCTGGCTGTTTTGGCTCCTGGCTGCGCTCCTGGGCCCACTGAGCAGCTTGAGCACTACATTGTTCGTACTCTTGCTGACTGATAAGGCTGTAGCCTAGGGCGCGCAGGGCCAGGCTTGAGCGAGAGACAGGGAAACGCTTTCCCACGGCTTCGAGGCGCTCTTCAAGGCTCTCACCTGCGTGCTCATGCCAGACTTGAAGAAAAGTCCGGTCCGGCATCAGAATTTGAGCACTCACTTCGTTACAGACCTGCTCCAGGCGACTGACAGCCTGCGGAAGGGCCGAATCATTGTAGAGCTCTTCCTTACCTAAACCAATATGGATCAACTCATGCAGGAGCGAAAAAAGGCGTGCAGCGACTGGTTCATCAGCCCGATTGAGGAAGATTAAAGGAGCATAGTCATCGATGAGAGCAAAAGCGCGGAACTCCTCAGGGTCCAGCGGCCTATGGGTATTTTCGCCCACAATCCCGCTTTGCATAACGATAACGCCAGCATGTTGGGCTTTGCTGCGCAAGTAGGCTAACGCGTGACCAGCCTCAGCATAGTCAGCACGTTCATACCAGTCTTCTGTGATGCTGAGCTCCTGCCGAACCGTGCGCGCTAGAGCAGGAGTGCCAGAATTCAAACTCAGCGAACCCACGAACGGCAATGCATCCTCGCCAGTGTCAATCTGATCCTGTCTGGCCCAATCCTGCAAGGCTGTCATATTGGCAACCGTATCAACTAAATCCCGGGAGGGTCGGCCACCGGCAGCTTGCGAATGCAGGGTACGATGGGCGAATAAAGCCGGAGTGTCGTCAATCGGTTTACTCAAGAAAAAGTAGCCGAAAGGCACGCGAAGTCTTTTGCTCACGGCCGTCAGCTCGTTCACCGTGGGAGTGGCAGTACCCTGTTTCCAGCGCTCAATCTGCTCCTGCTGCCCGCTATCTAGCCGGTTTCGCGTGCCAATGCTGAGTAACCAGTCGAGAATATTGGCCGCAACCGGCATCTGCACAGAAGTAGCCATTATTCCCTCCTTTGAGCCAGCCGACAGTGGCCGCGGTAGCGATGTTTCTTATGCCTTTTATCCTACTGAACCCCACCTACCTCGCAAGTTGCGCACAGACCTGCTCAGAAGCTGATCACAGGCTGATCCAGTAGCGCTCGTGGGGGCCGACGCCGGGCTCTTGGACGGTGTTTTCGAGGGTGCCTCCGCAGGCGAGGATGGTCCGCCGGCTACCTTCGTTGCTCGGGTTGCAGGTGATGAGCACGCGGTCCATGCTGCGAGCGCGGGCCTGGTCCAAGCAATCACGCAGTATGTACGTCGCGTATCCCCGCCTGCGGAAACTGGGGTGGACCGAGTAGCCGATGTGCCCGCCGTAGAGCCGCAAATAGTCGGTGAGCGCCAGGCGCAGCTGAATCATCCCCACTATTTGGTCGGCCGCGTTGAGCGCATAAAATTGCACAGCAGGCACCCAGCCCTCCGGCAAATCCGTGCCTGCAGCCTCTTTCAGCGCCTGCGGAACCCAACCGCGCTCCGCATCCTCAGCGCTCTCAAAGGACTCCAAGCAGCCCAGGCCAGCGGTTTCGTCGTCCACCGCCTTGCAGTCCTGCATGTACTGCCAGGCCGCCCGCGCGTAGGCCTGCGACTCTTCACTCACCTGCACCAGCCGAATCTCGTCTTGCGCGCTCATGCTCAGCCTCCTTACAGTCCGCCGCCACCTGCCAGGCCCTGCACACGAAGTTACAGCGGGTCTACCAGCCAGCCAATTACCCCAAAGCATATGCTCGCTGCGTGTACCGGTCAATCTCCGTCTCACTATGTGAAGGCCACATTTGAGCTTAGTCTTGCGCCAAACTTGCTTTCTCGCCGCATTTGATTTGGCTCCTATGTTCAACAGTTCAAAAAGCGCTCTGGTTACGAGAGACGCTAAATTTGCAGGCATAGTATTTTAGGGTATACTTCCCCTTACCAGCGGGCGAAAAGCCCCACATGCGCACATGCGCAGGGTCTCTCTTTCGGATGTTACGGCCAAGGAAAGCAATCCGTTTCCTCAATTGATATAGGTTATGAGGCATTTCTCTCCTTGGGGCGGGGAGAAGTGGATTCGGAGCGGGAGGGGTACTATGGGCCCAGCAAAGAAGCCGTTCAGTGAGTGGTTCGTCGTCGCCTTCCTTGACCGGTATGCACTCGTGCTACTGGGTGAAGTTGCGAGCGACCTTCTCATACTGCCCGTCGTCCTCGTGGTGAGCGTCTTCCTGCCTGCAACTCGGATGAGCCTGGGGCAGTTCGCGCTTGGATGCCTGGTTATCGTTGTTTTTACTTCATTTTTGGACACTATTGTGCTCCACTGGCGCGGGTCCAGCCGCGAGGACGGCGTGCCTCTGCCCCCGTGGAGCCCCGAATCCATCGGCCTAATTGTCTGCAGCCTGATCGGTCCGCCCCTTGCCGCAGTGCTTTTCCTGCGCTCCAACCACGCGGCTTGGTTCTTGGCCGTAGCCTTCATGATCTACGGCACGGCTCTAGAAATCTCCAACAACCGCACGCCGACCGTCAACTCCTCAGACGGCAGCTCGCCCACCGCCTCCGGCTGGCTAGCAACACCCATACCCCTCAAAGACATTTGGCCCCAGCCCCAGGTCAAGCCCCCGCAGTCCGCCCTCCCCGCAAGCGCCACCTCCTGACCCGCAAGCGCCGCTAAGGTCCGCAGTCGCTCCAGATTACATACCACAGCAGAGGCATGTCTAAGTTTCCGCGGACTCTATCTGCGCTCCATATTATTAATCAGTTCTCTGTAGCATACGTACCATTCGCTTGCGCTCGTATGCAGTGCGCTTATCGCCGCGCCTGGACGACTGATGGCCTATGCCGCCACTCCCTAGAGCTCAAAGGACTTGCCTTGTGCAGGGCGGGATGTAGAATGTTATGTTGTTGCCCCTCTGGCTCAATGGTTAGAGCAGCGTCCTTTTAAGTCGTGGGTTGTGGGTTCGAATCCCACGGGGGGCACTTGGTTTGATACTCGGCCACACAGTTGGCCATACTTATTCCTGAGGATATTATCGATTCCCCTCAATCAAGAGTTCTTTCCTCATCCCCACATTCCACTCTCAGCGCAGCGGGCGTGGCGAATTGACAGCGGCAGACGAAACCGATATTGTTTGAACCTTGCAACAATGATTAAACGTTTTATCATCGTTAGTAACGATGGTGAGTTTACATCGAGCAGACAGACCGCAAGGCGCACTCCCACTTGGGCCCCGCCGCCGGTTTGAAAGCGAGAATGGAGCGAAGATGCTAACCAGCACCACCGGCAACACCAGCGCACGCACCACCAGCACGGATGCCAGCGCAACAAGCCCAGCAAGCGCAACCACCGCGGGCAAAAGCACCAAAATCATCCTGGATCTGGACACGGGCATCGACGACACCCTGGCCCTCTCCTACATCCTAGCCTCGCCCGAAGCTGAGCTCATCGGCGTGACTGGCACCTACGGCAACGTCGTAGTGGACCACGGCCTGGCGAACGACCTGCGCTTGCTGGCCATGTACGGGCGCGAAGACATCCCGGTATTCAGGGGCATCGACCACCCCTCTACCGCCAGCTCCTTCGAAGTGCCGCCAGATTCCGCCATTTTCCACGGCTCGAACGGCACCGGCGACGCGCAAATCCCGGCCGAAACCACCCGCCAGCCCCAGGAGCAGAGCTCGGTGGACTTCATGATTGAGTCCGCCCGCAAGTACCCCAAGGGCGAGCTCGTCATCGTCCCCACCGGCGCCCTGACCTCCGTGGCGGCGGCCCTGGAGCAGGCCCCAGACATCGTCGACAAGGTCCGTATCGTACTCATGGGCGGCAGCCTGACCCAGCCCGGCAACATGAACCCCTTCACCGAGGCCAACATCTCCCAGGACCCAGAGGCCGCCAACGCCCTCTTCCACACCGCCGCCGACATCACCATGGTGGGCTTGGACGTCACCACGCAGGTGCTCATGACCCGCGAAGACACCCGGGCCCTGCGCGAGACCGGCACCCAGGTGGGCACGTTCCTGGCCGACATGACCGACTACTATATCTCCATCTCCGAGCAGGAGGACGGTGACAACTACCAGGGCGGCTGCAACCTGCACGACCCCCTGGCTGCCGCCGTGGCTCTGGACCCCAGTCTGGTCACCACTTTCGCCACGAATCTGATGGTCGAGACGGATGGCCCCCAGCGCGGCCGCACTATCGGCGACCCAAGCCGCATTTTGCAGACCCCCAAGCCCACCAAGGTGGCGCTCGAAGTAGACGCGGACCGCTTCACCAAGCGCTTTATGGACCGCCTACTCACGCTCGCCAGGTCCAGCAAGTAGCCCAGCAAGCCCTTCCCAGACTTTCCCCAGACCTCCCCCGACCAGTCACCCCAACAAGCAAGCGAGGAACCAGCCATGACAGAAGTCACCTCAACCGCGGCCCAATCGGCCCAATCGGCGCAGGCAGCTCAGGCCCAAACCCAGCCCGACCCCAATTCTGAGGCCGAGATCAACCGCCGCAAGACCAAAAAATCCCTACCCGCCCTCCTGACCATCTTCCTGCTCGGCACCCTGATGGTCCAGGCCTTCAATCTCGTCTTCCAAAACGTGGGCGACTCCCTGGGCATGTCCGCCAACGCCGCGCTCATCTCCACCCTGCCCGGCATTGTGCTCGGCGTGGTCTGCATGCTCTACGGCACCCTGTGCGACTTTATCTCCCCTAAAAAGATGACCCTGTTCGGCGTCTTCGCCCTGATTTTCGGCAGCCTTCTGGGCTTCTTCGGCTCCTTCAACTTCTGGATTGTGCTCGTCGCGCGCATCATCCAGACCGCAGGCGGCCAAGTTGCAGGCTCCGTCTTCCTGGTCATGGCCATGAAGTACCTGAATAATAAGGAGCGCGCCTTCTATCTGGGCATGTTCAACGCGGTCTACTACGCCTCCTCCGCGGTGGGCGTCTTCGCGGGCGGCCTAATTGCCTCCATCGACTGGAAGTACCTCCTGCTCGTCCCCCTACTCTCCGTATTCTTCATTCCGCTGATCATCAAGGACACCCCCGATATCTCCGGCAAGGGTGACCGCATCGACATCTTCGGCATCTCCCTGTTCGCCGTGGTCGCGGGCCTGGTCGCCATTTACTTCTCCTTCCCCTCCGGCTGGATTCTAGGCCTGCTCGCGCTCTTCGTCCTGGCCTTCGCAGCTTACGTATGGAAGGGCAAGAACCCCTTCTTGAGCAAGCGCTTCCTGACCAACAAGGGCTACATGTCAGTCCTCCTGGCCCTCTTCGTCTTCTACTTCTTCAACTTCGCCTGCGTGCCGATTTACAACGTCATCGGCGACCAGATTTACCACATCTCCCTGAGCCAGGTCTCCCTGTGCCTGACCGTGGTCTACATTGTGGCCACCCTGGTCGGCTGCATTTCGGGCGCTATTATCGCCGCTCTGGGCCGCGTGCGCATGTTGGTGCTCTCGGCAGTGCTCATGATTATCGGCGCAGTGGGTTCCGCGGTCCTGATTACGAGCGGCTTCTGGCTGCTTACATTCATGGCCTGCATTTTCATCGCCGGCATCACCATGTCCTACACGCCCCTCTACGACTCCTTCTCCGTCACCCTTCCACAAGATGAAAACGGGCGCGGCGTAGGTATCGGCGACCTGATGATGAACACCTCCGCCTCCATCGGCATGGCGGTTTACTCCGGCCTCATGGCCAACAAGGGCTTCGGCTCTCGCGGCTTCTTCGGCGTGTCTGCGGGCTCTGCGGCTCAGGCCTCGAACATGTTCCTGGTCATGGGCGCCGCGGCCGTAGTGGCTCTGCTTATCGTCGGCGTTGTACACAAGCACCTGTCCCGTCAGCAAGCCGCCCAGTGAGCTCGACCGCCCGAGCGCATCAGTCCTGAGCAGGTTCGGGCTACATGCTCGCGGCATCGGCAGCTCCCAAAAGCCTCTCTCCCACCCTACGGAGAGGGGCTTTCCTTCTTCCCTGTACTCATGTTGTCTCAAATCCCACTCTGCCGGTACTGTCTCGCATTCCCCACCGCTAGCTCAGCAAGTGCAGCCCCCTTCTGCCACCACGCACGGCCGCCAGCTCTCCTTCTACGCTGGTAGCGATGGTTTTTGAGCTCCAAGAACGGCCTCACGCAAGCTTTCTCAAAGCCTAGCTCCGACCGCCGCTTTGTAGCTCTCCGCGACTACGATGGATTCTTTAGTATGCTCGTGTGGTTGTGTACTCGCTTATGTACTCAGCCAGCCAGACCAGCTTGCGTTAGGAGCTGTCAGCAGTCGCCTCCGCCGGAGGTGGCTCAGGCAGCGGAAGAGGGGCGGATCAAGACCACTGAGCCGTGAAGTATCAGGGACCTATAGGAAGGCAACAGAAGAAGTATGAGGAACGCATTTGCGATCGCCAAACGCGATATCTTGCGTCTGCTGCGCGTGCCGGCAGCCTGGATTATCTTGTTTGGTCTCGTATTTATTCCTCCGCTCTACGCCTGGTTCAACGTGCT
This window of the Bombiscardovia nodaiensis genome carries:
- the amtP gene encoding ammonium transporter; translation: MDSGSTAWMLMAAGLVFLMTPALALFYGGMVRAKSVLNMLMLSLGAGIVTTLVWGVWGWSLAFAGKDIGGIFGDPGTGFLLRDTVVAKNGMFTSVDPKDALYPHIIDVGFQGALAMFAVALISGALAERVKFSTWIVFVALWVSFDYAPLAHMVWNHGLLAADGPISNALGAPLRDFAGGSVVQLNAAIAALVIVIIIGGRKGFGERLVGPHNLPMTLSGVGLLCFGWLGLNAGSAFSATGTAGYAWVSTALAVCSSALGWMVTQKIRSGHYTARGAAYGIMAGLAVISPAAASVAPLWAIVMGLAAGVACCFTVSLKYSLKYDDSLNVVGINGVAGLLGMLLLGLFAAGTGLFSGGGFRQLLVQFVVCLIVIVYSAVVTGVIAFALEKTLGWRLSEAQEEAGADIASQGERAYQLTNKFE
- a CDS encoding acetyltransferase; the encoded protein is MSAQDEIRLVQVSEESQAYARAAWQYMQDCKAVDDETAGLGCLESFESAEDAERGWVPQALKEAAGTDLPEGWVPAVQFYALNAADQIVGMIQLRLALTDYLRLYGGHIGYSVHPSFRRRGYATYILRDCLDQARARSMDRVLITCNPSNEGSRRTILACGGTLENTVQEPGVGPHERYWISL
- the rihB gene encoding ribosylpyrimidine nucleosidase, which translates into the protein MLTSTTGNTSARTTSTDASATSPASATTAGKSTKIILDLDTGIDDTLALSYILASPEAELIGVTGTYGNVVVDHGLANDLRLLAMYGREDIPVFRGIDHPSTASSFEVPPDSAIFHGSNGTGDAQIPAETTRQPQEQSSVDFMIESARKYPKGELVIVPTGALTSVAAALEQAPDIVDKVRIVLMGGSLTQPGNMNPFTEANISQDPEAANALFHTAADITMVGLDVTTQVLMTREDTRALRETGTQVGTFLADMTDYYISISEQEDGDNYQGGCNLHDPLAAAVALDPSLVTTFATNLMVETDGPQRGRTIGDPSRILQTPKPTKVALEVDADRFTKRFMDRLLTLARSSK
- a CDS encoding MFS transporter, which encodes MTEVTSTAAQSAQSAQAAQAQTQPDPNSEAEINRRKTKKSLPALLTIFLLGTLMVQAFNLVFQNVGDSLGMSANAALISTLPGIVLGVVCMLYGTLCDFISPKKMTLFGVFALIFGSLLGFFGSFNFWIVLVARIIQTAGGQVAGSVFLVMAMKYLNNKERAFYLGMFNAVYYASSAVGVFAGGLIASIDWKYLLLVPLLSVFFIPLIIKDTPDISGKGDRIDIFGISLFAVVAGLVAIYFSFPSGWILGLLALFVLAFAAYVWKGKNPFLSKRFLTNKGYMSVLLALFVFYFFNFACVPIYNVIGDQIYHISLSQVSLCLTVVYIVATLVGCISGAIIAALGRVRMLVLSAVLMIIGAVGSAVLITSGFWLLTFMACIFIAGITMSYTPLYDSFSVTLPQDENGRGVGIGDLMMNTSASIGMAVYSGLMANKGFGSRGFFGVSAGSAAQASNMFLVMGAAAVVALLIVGVVHKHLSRQQAAQ